The Medicago truncatula cultivar Jemalong A17 chromosome 4, MtrunA17r5.0-ANR, whole genome shotgun sequence genome includes a region encoding these proteins:
- the LOC25493803 gene encoding ATPase 11, plasma membrane-type — protein sequence MAEEEKPETLEAVLKETVDLENIPIEEVFENLRCSREGLTSEAAEQRLTIFGHNKLEEKRESKFLKFLGFMWNPLSWVMEAAAIMAIALANGGGKAPDWQDFVGIITLLIINSTISFIEENNAGNAAAALMARLAPKAKVLRDGRWNEQDAAILVPGDIISIKLGDIVPADARLLEGDPLKIDQSALTGESLPVTKGPGDGVYSGSTCKQGEIEGVVIATGVHTFFGKAAHLVDTTNQVGHFQQVLTAIGNFCICSIAVGMLVELVVMYPIQHRRYRPGIDNLLVLLIGGIPIAMPTVLSVTMAIGSHRLSQQGAITKRMTAIEEMAGMDVLCSDKTGTLTLNKLTVDKNLVEVFAKGVDADAVVLMAARASRLENQDAIDTAIVGMLADPKEARAGIQEVHFLPFNPTDKRTALTYIDQDGKMHRVSKGAPEQILNLAHNRTDIERRVHSVIDKFAERGLRSLAVAYQEVPDGRKESPGTPWQFIGLMPLFDPPRHDSAETIRRALNLGVNVKMITGDQLAIGKETGRRLGMGTNMYPSSALLGQNKDESIAALPVDDLIEKADGFAGVFPEHKYEIVKRLQARKHICGMTGDGVNDAPALKKADIGIAVADATDAARSASDIVLTEPGLSVIISAVLTSRAIFQRMKNYTIYAVSITIRIVLGFMLLALIWKFDFPPFMVLIIAILNDGTIMTISKDRVKPSPLPDSWKLSEIFTTGVVLGSYLAMMTVIFFWVAYKTDFFPKVFGVETLEKTAHDDFRKLASAIYLQVSTISQALIFVTRSRSWSYVERPGLLLVAAFIIAQLIATLIAVYASWSFAAIEGIGWGWAGVIWLYNIIFYIPLDFIKFFIRYALSGRAWDLVIEQRIAFTRQKDFGKEQRELQWAHAQRTLHGLQPPDTKMFTGGTHVTELNQMAEEAKRRAEIARLRELHTLKGHVESVVRLKGLDIDTIQQAYTV from the exons ATGGCTGAAGAAGAAAAACCTGAAACGTTAGAAGCTGTGCTCAAAGAAACTGTTGATTTG GAGAACATACCCATTGAAGaggtttttgagaatttgagatgTAGCAGAGAAGGGCTTACAAGTGAGGCTGCTGAGCAGAGGCTAACAATTTTTGGACATAACAAGCTTGAAGAgaaaaga GAGAGCAAGTTTTTGAAATTTCTGGGATTTATGTGGAATCCTCTTTCTTGGGTTATGGAGGCAGCTGCTATAATGGCTATTGCACTTGCAAATGGAGGG GGGAAAGCTCCGGATTGGCAAGATTTTGTTGGCATTATCACATTGCTTATCATCAATTCAACCATTAGTTTCATTGAAGAGAACAATGCCGGTAATGCAGCTGCAGCTCTCATGGCCCGTCTCGCGCCAAAAGCTAAG GTTCTTCGAGATGGTAGGTGGAATGAGCAAGATGCCGCGATCCTGGTTCCTGGTGACATCATCAGTATCAAACTTGGAGATATTGTTCCAGCAGATGCGCGGCTTCTAGAAGGGGATCCATTGAAAATCGATCAG TCTGCACTCACAGGTGAGTCCCTTCCAGTGACAAAGGGCCCTGGTGATGGTGTGTATTCTGGTTCTACCTGCAAACAAGGAGAGATCGAAGGCGTGGTCATAGCTACTGGTGTTCATACCTTTTTCGGTAAAGCTGCTCACCTTGTAGATACTACAAACCAAGTTGGTCACTTCCAACAG GTCTTGACTGCAATTGGGAACTTCTGCATATGTTCGATTGCTGTGGGAATGCTTGTCGAGCTTGTTGTTATGTATCCTATTCAACATCGACGCTATCGTCCTGGAATTGATAACCTCCTTGTGCTTCTTATTGGAGGAATTCCAATTGCCATGCCCACCGTTTTGTCAGTGACCATGGCGATAGGATCCCACAGGCTATCCCAGCAG GGGGCTATCACGAAGAGGATGACAGCCATTGAAGAGATGGCAGGCATGGATGTGCTGTGCAGTGATAAGACTGGAACTCTAACATTAAATAAGCTTACCGTTGACAAAAATCTTGTTGAG GTTTTTGCAAAAGGAGTGGATGCTGATGCCGTTGTTTTGATGGCGGCTCGagcttcaaggcttgagaatcAAGATGCAATAGATACTGCCATAGTTGGGATGCTGGCTGATCCAAAGGAG GCACGTGCTGGTATACAAGAAGTACATTTTCTTCCTTTCAATCCGACCGATAAGCGCACAGCATTGACTTATATTGATCAAGATGGTAAAATGCATAGAGTAAGCAAAGGTGCACCAGAACAG ATCCTAAATCTGGCACACAATAGGACAGACATTGAACGAAGAGTTCACTCAGTAATAGATAAGTTTGCAGAGCGAGGCTTACGATCTCTTGCTGTAGCATACCAA GAAGTTCCTgatggaaggaaagaaagtcCTGGAACTCCATGGCAATTTATTGGACTTATGCCTCTCTTTGATCCACCAAGACATGATAGTGCTGAAACCATACGGAGGGCACTAAACCTTGGAGTTAATGTCAAAATGATTACAG GGGATCAGCTAGCTATAGGAAAGGAAACGGGTCGCCGCTTGGGAATGGGTACCAACATGTATCCTTCATCTGCTTTACTTGGGCAGAACAAGGATGAATCCATTGCTGCCTTACCTGTTGATGATCTAATTGAGAAAGCTGATGGGTTTGCTGGTGTATTTCCTG AGCACAAGTACGAGATTGTGAAACGGTTGCAAGCTAGGAAACACATTTGTGGGATGACTGGTGATGGAGTGAATGATGCACCGGCTCTCAAGAAGGCAGACATTGGTATAGCCGTTGCAGATGCTACCGATGCAGCTCGTAGTGCATCCGATATTGTTTTGACAGAACCTGGCCTCAGTGTTATTATAAGTGCTGTTTTGACCAGCCGAGCTATCTTTCAAAGAATGAAAAATTATACA ATTTATGCAGTCTCAATTACAATTCGTATTGTG CTTGGTTTCATGTTGCTGGCTTTGATATGGAAGTTTGATTTTCCACCTTTTATGGTGCTTATTATTGCTATCCTAAACGATG GTACTATCATGACAATTTCCAAAGATAGGGTAAAACCATCACCTCTTCCAGATAGCTGGAAGCTATCGGAGATATTTACTACCGGTGTTGTGCTTGGTAGTTACTTGGCAATGATGACGGTTATATTCTTTTGGGTGGCATACAAAACAGATTTCTTCCCG AAAGTGTTTGGAGTTGAGACTCTTGAAAAAACTGCTCACGATGATTTCCGAAAACTTGCCTCTGCAATCTATCTTCAAGTGAGCACTATTAGTCAGGCCCTTATATTTGTAACTCGATCTCGAAGCTGGTCATATGTTGAGCGTCCCGGTTTATTGCTGGTTGCTGCCTTTATCATCGCTCAACTT ATTGCAACTTTGATCGCAGTTTATGCTAGCTGGAGCTTTGCTGCAATTGAAGGGATAGGCTGGGGTTGGGCTGGTGTTATATGGTTATACAACATAATATTCTACATTCCGCTGGATTTCATTAAATTTTTCATTCGCTATGCTTTGAGTGGGAGAGCTTGGGATCTCGTCATTGAGCAAAGG ATTGCTTTCACAAGGCAAAAGGACTTTGGGAAGGAACAAAGGGAACTTCAATGGGCACATGCACAAAGAACCCTGCATGGATTACAACCTCCCGACACTAAGATGTTCACCGGTGGGACACATGTCACTGAACTTAATCAAATGGCTGAGGAAGCTAAAAGGAGAGCTGAAATTGCTAG GTTGAGAGAGCTTCATACATTGAAGGGTCATGTAGAATCAGTTGTGAGATTGAAGGGGCTAGACATAGATACTATTCAGCAAGCATACACAGTTTGA